The Lonchura striata isolate bLonStr1 chromosome Z, bLonStr1.mat, whole genome shotgun sequence genome window below encodes:
- the DEPDC1B gene encoding DEP domain-containing protein 1B isoform X1, with protein MEPRLVGPGPYRATRLWNEIIELFRAGMPLRKHRCRFKSYERCFKASEAVECLHELLGSNQNFGPEVTRDQTVKLLKKFLKNHVIEDIKGRWGKEDFEDDGHLYRFPPSSPLKSYPKKPSCGKDVIKFPDWNEPRAGPSQEHIPVKSVAMNSEMWYKRHSIAIGEVPACKLVLRRELTQANVEEIWKSMTLSRLQKVLGLDSLDEVLDTKLVNSKHIVQNVYNVNKQGIVTLEDKSKELPHWILSAMKCLANWPSCSDVKQPTYSGFERDVFKTIVDYFGQMKEPLLTFHFFDIFVSVLGLLQKPSKAVEALQISCLLLPPENRKRLQLLVRMMARICLNQDLPRLSESARTRTLMVQAFSRCILCSKDEIDLDELLAAKLVSFLMDNYQEILSVPSALKSSIEDHIVNLQRVQIKYAGADSDATLPPPSFCHQITTGEFEYQRATGSQEPLAALLEEIVMNKEISVKDKKKKLKQFQKSYPEVYRVRFPSPETEAMLFPEKTKQKPPILMWALKKPFQPFHRTRSFRM; from the exons TGGAACGAGATAATCGAGCTCTTCCGTGCTGGAATGCCCCTGCGGAAGCATCGCTGTCGTTTCAAGAGCTACGAGCGCTGCTTCAAAGCCTCGGAGGCAGTCGAATGTTTGCATGAGCTACTTGGCTCTAACCAAAACTTTGGCCCAGAAGTGACTCGCGATCAAACGGTTAAGCTGCttaaaaaattcctgaaaaatcaTGTAATCGAAGATATTAAAGGAAGGTGGGGCAAAGAGGACTTTGAAGACGATGGCCATTTATATCG ATTTCCTCCTTCCTCACCACTGAAGTCATATCCAAAGAAACCTTCATGTGGAAAGGATGTAATTAAATTCCCAGACTGGAATGAACCAAGGGCTGGCCCTTCTCAAGAACACATCCCAGTGAAATCCGTTGCAATG AACTCTGAGATGTGGTACAAGCGACACAGCATAGCTATCGGGGAAGTACCAGCATGCAAACTTGTGCTCCGCAGAGAGCTAACACAAGCAAATGTAGAAGAGATATGGAAATCCATGACTTTATCACG ATTGCAGAAGGTGTTGGGTTTGGATTCTCTGGATGAAGTGTTAGATACAAAACTTGTGAATTCAAAACATATAGTTCAAAATGTATATAATGTCAATAAGCAAGGCATTGTTACTTTAGAGGACAAATCAA AGGAACTACCTCATTGGATATTATCCGCAATGAAATGTCTAGCAAATT GGCCCAGTTGTTCAGATGTGAAGCAGCCTACATACTCAGGCTTTGAAAGAGATGTCTTCAAAACTATAGTGGACTACTTTGGCCAGATGAAAGAACCTCTTctcacatttcatttttttgatatttttgttaGCGTGTTAG GACTGCTGCAAAAACCCAGCAAGGCTGTAGAAGCACTTCAGATATCTTGTCTCCTACTGCCaccagaaaatagaaaaagactACAGCTATTGGTGAGAATGATGGCAAGAATTTGTCTAAACCAGGATTTGCCACGTCTTTCTGAATCAGCGAGGACCAGAACTTTG atGGTTCAGGCATTTTCCCGTTGTATTCTCTGCTCAAAGGATGAAATAGACCTGGACGAACTTCTTGCTGCTAAACTAGTATCTTTTCTCATGGATAATTATCAAGAGATCTTAAGTGTTCCTTCTGCTTTAAAGTCTTCCATAGAGGATCATATTGTAAATCTCCAGAGAGTCCAA ATAAAATATGCTGGGGCTGATAGTGATGCAACACTTCCTCCTCCATCATTTTGTCATCAAATCACTACAGGTGAATTTGAATACCAAAGGGCAACTGGCTCTCAAGAACCACTGGCAGCTTTGTTGGAAGAAATTGTAATGAACAAAGAAATATCTGTGAAAGATAAAAAGAAGAAGCTCAAgcaa TTTCAGAAATCTTATCCTGAAGTGTACAGAGTACGATTTCCTAGCCCTGAAACTGAAGCGATGCTATTTCCTgaaaaaactaaacagaaaCCACCAATACTGATGTGGGCCTTAAAAAAGCCTTTTCAACCATTTCACAGAACCAGAAGCTTTCGGATGTAA
- the DEPDC1B gene encoding DEP domain-containing protein 1B isoform X2 yields the protein MEPRLVGPGPYRATRLWNEIIELFRAGMPLRKHRCRFKSYERCFKASEAVECLHELLGSNQNFGPEVTRDQTVKLLKKFLKNHVIEDIKGRWGKEDFEDDGHLYRFPPSSPLKSYPKKPSCGKDVIKFPDWNEPRAGPSQEHIPVKSVAMNSEMWYKRHSIAIGEVPACKLVLRRELTQANVEEIWKSMTLSRLQKVLGLDSLDEVLDTKLVNSKHIVQNVYNVNKQGIVTLEDKSKELPHWILSAMKCLANWPSCSDVKQPTYSGFERDVFKTIVDYFGQMKEPLLTFHFFDIFVSVLGLLQKPSKAVEALQISCLLLPPENRKRLQLLVRMMARICLNQDLPRLSESARTRTLMVQAFSRCILCSKDEIDLDELLAAKLVSFLMDNYQEILSVPSALKSSIEDHIVNLQRVQFQKSYPEVYRVRFPSPETEAMLFPEKTKQKPPILMWALKKPFQPFHRTRSFRM from the exons TGGAACGAGATAATCGAGCTCTTCCGTGCTGGAATGCCCCTGCGGAAGCATCGCTGTCGTTTCAAGAGCTACGAGCGCTGCTTCAAAGCCTCGGAGGCAGTCGAATGTTTGCATGAGCTACTTGGCTCTAACCAAAACTTTGGCCCAGAAGTGACTCGCGATCAAACGGTTAAGCTGCttaaaaaattcctgaaaaatcaTGTAATCGAAGATATTAAAGGAAGGTGGGGCAAAGAGGACTTTGAAGACGATGGCCATTTATATCG ATTTCCTCCTTCCTCACCACTGAAGTCATATCCAAAGAAACCTTCATGTGGAAAGGATGTAATTAAATTCCCAGACTGGAATGAACCAAGGGCTGGCCCTTCTCAAGAACACATCCCAGTGAAATCCGTTGCAATG AACTCTGAGATGTGGTACAAGCGACACAGCATAGCTATCGGGGAAGTACCAGCATGCAAACTTGTGCTCCGCAGAGAGCTAACACAAGCAAATGTAGAAGAGATATGGAAATCCATGACTTTATCACG ATTGCAGAAGGTGTTGGGTTTGGATTCTCTGGATGAAGTGTTAGATACAAAACTTGTGAATTCAAAACATATAGTTCAAAATGTATATAATGTCAATAAGCAAGGCATTGTTACTTTAGAGGACAAATCAA AGGAACTACCTCATTGGATATTATCCGCAATGAAATGTCTAGCAAATT GGCCCAGTTGTTCAGATGTGAAGCAGCCTACATACTCAGGCTTTGAAAGAGATGTCTTCAAAACTATAGTGGACTACTTTGGCCAGATGAAAGAACCTCTTctcacatttcatttttttgatatttttgttaGCGTGTTAG GACTGCTGCAAAAACCCAGCAAGGCTGTAGAAGCACTTCAGATATCTTGTCTCCTACTGCCaccagaaaatagaaaaagactACAGCTATTGGTGAGAATGATGGCAAGAATTTGTCTAAACCAGGATTTGCCACGTCTTTCTGAATCAGCGAGGACCAGAACTTTG atGGTTCAGGCATTTTCCCGTTGTATTCTCTGCTCAAAGGATGAAATAGACCTGGACGAACTTCTTGCTGCTAAACTAGTATCTTTTCTCATGGATAATTATCAAGAGATCTTAAGTGTTCCTTCTGCTTTAAAGTCTTCCATAGAGGATCATATTGTAAATCTCCAGAGAGTCCAA TTTCAGAAATCTTATCCTGAAGTGTACAGAGTACGATTTCCTAGCCCTGAAACTGAAGCGATGCTATTTCCTgaaaaaactaaacagaaaCCACCAATACTGATGTGGGCCTTAAAAAAGCCTTTTCAACCATTTCACAGAACCAGAAGCTTTCGGATGTAA